A section of the Asticcacaulis sp. EMRT-3 genome encodes:
- the addA gene encoding double-strand break repair helicase AddA, whose translation MPDPQNNPQNNPQNVAADPGASAFLTANAGSGKTSTLVNRVARLLLNGAKPERILCVTYTKAAAAEMQGRLFEHLGGWAVADDKALAKDLIEIGEATHDLARARALFASALETPGGLKIQTLHAFCEKLLRRFPLEAGLSPAFQVMDDLKGRALAQAATDALLTLSEPEGLTEARDRLIRKLKVSGFERLLAQFVIQHDTIAAALNRFRVSHGSALAQAIYASLGLEETLAPEMIVARFEAELHWPSIADLANSMSNTDGANNKKTGAKLLAVIEASRNGAFDLHLYYKCFYTDKDTFSDHTYSGKASESDKQHLHRLAEAVAEVVARKKAAEVAQNTLDAIILFLEFSEIYQTLKQREGVLDFQDLINRAKGLLADSDMSIWVLFKLDGGLEHILVDEAQDTSDDQWEIVKALSGEFFSGRGQGAEERTVFAVGDEKQSIYGFQGARPDRFIEAGRYFDGLVRGAGQKFVAPDLIDSWRTLPELLGFVDAVFPAPDLAHALNFTGNLIQHRARRSGPHGFVELWPLVQPIDAPDASADDLDIAPVDQPNSEPAAKRLARQIASVVRAEIQAGRAVYEKKSEAARPLHAGDVLILVRKRDALFEHIIRELKMAGVAVSGADRLKLGDHIAFQDLRALLRFCLRPEDDLSLACCLRSPLCDLDEDDLYQLAQGREGALWSALRHYPEETGRFAEARALLGWALRLSRGLSAFDFLARVLNRRDMAGRSMKQRFLTRLGDECEDVLDETLGLALQGETAGESGLVACLDLFEFRAAQIKREQEEGGRAVRVMTVHGSKGLEAPWVILPIGPQHTSASKDDLLMLGEEGDIFLSASRKGDVQAISALRDAKTMRDEQEGLRLLYVALTRARDRLTLCGFAGKKTPKPGQFGAWYDLLDQAFDRLPEAGSESMALQRPFDDMEMTDKAVIRTFGQRAPALTPEAERRTEAVILPDFALADVAQAEVDLERWRAISQMGDDEREEDERAPSPLSRQKGLGRYRRGELIHKLFEILPEVTPERRGDVAARYLGRQDDLDAAQRTEMAGAVLAVLDHPHFTEAFGPNSRPEVALAGQIGVNASGEAVKVSGRIDRLVITKDRVLIIDYKSNRPAPDRAEDASKTYQRQMAGYVALLRRIHPDKMVEAALLWTDGPRLTPLSEALVNLSLAEILAR comes from the coding sequence ATGCCTGACCCTCAAAATAACCCCCAAAATAACCCCCAGAACGTTGCCGCCGATCCCGGCGCTTCGGCCTTCCTGACCGCCAATGCCGGTTCCGGCAAGACCTCCACCCTCGTCAATCGCGTGGCGCGCCTGCTGCTCAATGGTGCGAAACCCGAACGCATTCTGTGCGTCACCTATACCAAGGCCGCCGCCGCCGAAATGCAGGGGCGTCTGTTTGAACACCTGGGCGGCTGGGCGGTGGCCGATGACAAAGCCCTGGCCAAAGACCTGATCGAGATTGGCGAAGCGACACACGATCTGGCCCGCGCCCGCGCCCTGTTCGCCAGCGCATTGGAAACGCCGGGCGGGCTGAAGATTCAGACCCTGCACGCTTTTTGTGAGAAGCTGCTGCGCCGTTTTCCGCTCGAAGCCGGACTATCGCCCGCCTTTCAGGTGATGGACGATCTGAAAGGCCGGGCGCTGGCGCAAGCCGCCACCGACGCCCTGCTCACACTTTCCGAACCCGAAGGCCTGACCGAAGCGCGCGACCGATTGATCCGTAAGCTGAAGGTTTCCGGTTTCGAGCGGCTATTGGCGCAGTTCGTTATCCAGCACGATACGATTGCGGCAGCTTTAAACCGGTTTCGCGTGAGTCATGGCAGTGCTTTGGCGCAGGCGATTTATGCCAGTCTCGGTTTGGAAGAGACGCTTGCGCCAGAGATGATCGTAGCGCGCTTTGAAGCAGAGCTGCACTGGCCGTCAATTGCTGATCTGGCAAACTCCATGTCCAATACAGACGGTGCCAACAATAAAAAAACCGGCGCTAAATTACTGGCGGTTATCGAGGCCAGCCGCAATGGGGCGTTCGATCTGCACCTCTATTACAAATGTTTCTATACCGACAAAGATACCTTCAGCGATCATACTTACAGCGGCAAGGCGAGCGAATCGGACAAGCAGCATCTGCACCGTCTGGCTGAGGCCGTCGCTGAAGTCGTGGCCCGTAAAAAAGCCGCCGAAGTTGCGCAAAACACGCTTGATGCCATCATCCTGTTTCTTGAATTTAGCGAGATATATCAGACCCTGAAACAGCGCGAAGGCGTGCTTGATTTTCAGGATTTGATCAACAGGGCCAAGGGTTTGCTGGCCGATAGCGACATGTCGATCTGGGTTCTGTTCAAGCTGGATGGCGGGCTCGAGCATATTCTGGTCGATGAGGCGCAGGACACATCCGATGATCAGTGGGAGATTGTGAAAGCGCTGTCGGGCGAGTTTTTCTCCGGGCGAGGCCAGGGTGCGGAGGAGCGCACCGTCTTTGCCGTCGGCGATGAAAAGCAATCCATCTATGGCTTTCAGGGCGCGCGGCCCGACCGCTTTATCGAGGCCGGACGGTATTTCGATGGGCTGGTGCGCGGGGCGGGTCAAAAGTTCGTCGCCCCCGATCTGATCGATAGCTGGCGCACCCTGCCCGAACTGCTGGGCTTCGTCGATGCCGTCTTCCCGGCCCCTGATCTGGCCCATGCGCTCAATTTCACCGGCAATCTGATTCAGCACCGGGCGCGCCGTTCCGGCCCGCATGGCTTTGTCGAGCTGTGGCCGCTGGTCCAGCCGATCGATGCACCCGATGCGTCGGCTGATGATCTCGACATCGCCCCCGTCGATCAGCCGAACAGCGAACCGGCGGCTAAAAGGCTGGCGCGTCAGATCGCATCGGTGGTGCGCGCCGAAATTCAGGCGGGCCGCGCCGTCTATGAAAAGAAAAGCGAGGCCGCGCGCCCGCTGCACGCCGGGGACGTTTTGATACTGGTGCGCAAACGCGATGCCTTGTTCGAACACATCATCCGTGAACTGAAGATGGCTGGCGTGGCCGTTTCGGGCGCTGACCGGCTGAAACTTGGCGATCATATCGCTTTTCAGGACTTACGCGCCCTGCTGCGCTTTTGTCTGCGTCCCGAAGATGATTTATCGCTGGCCTGTTGCTTGCGCAGCCCCTTGTGCGATCTCGACGAGGACGATCTCTACCAACTGGCGCAGGGCCGCGAGGGCGCGCTATGGAGTGCGCTGCGCCATTATCCCGAAGAGACAGGCCGATTTGCCGAGGCGCGCGCCCTGCTCGGCTGGGCCTTGCGGCTGTCGCGCGGTTTGAGCGCCTTTGATTTTCTGGCGCGCGTGCTCAATCGCCGCGATATGGCTGGCCGCAGCATGAAGCAGCGCTTCCTGACGCGGCTGGGCGATGAATGCGAGGATGTGCTGGATGAAACCCTGGGTCTGGCCCTGCAAGGCGAGACGGCGGGTGAAAGCGGACTGGTGGCCTGCCTCGATCTGTTTGAATTTCGCGCCGCCCAGATCAAGCGCGAACAGGAAGAGGGCGGGCGGGCTGTGCGGGTGATGACCGTACACGGATCAAAAGGGCTGGAAGCGCCGTGGGTGATCCTGCCGATCGGCCCGCAGCACACCAGCGCCAGCAAGGACGACCTGCTGATGCTCGGTGAAGAGGGTGACATCTTCCTGAGCGCCAGCCGCAAGGGTGACGTGCAGGCGATCAGCGCTCTGCGCGATGCTAAAACGATGCGCGACGAACAGGAGGGGCTGCGCCTGCTCTATGTGGCCCTGACGCGGGCGCGTGACCGCCTGACCCTGTGCGGTTTTGCCGGCAAGAAGACGCCGAAGCCGGGGCAGTTTGGCGCCTGGTACGATCTGCTCGATCAGGCTTTTGATCGCTTGCCGGAAGCGGGCAGCGAGAGCATGGCCTTGCAGCGGCCTTTCGACGATATGGAGATGACCGATAAGGCGGTCATCCGCACCTTTGGCCAGCGCGCCCCGGCCCTGACGCCGGAAGCAGAGCGCAGGACAGAGGCGGTGATCCTGCCTGATTTTGCGCTGGCGGATGTGGCGCAGGCCGAGGTCGATCTCGAACGCTGGCGGGCCATTTCGCAAATGGGCGATGATGAGCGCGAGGAGGATGAGCGCGCGCCATCACCGCTTTCCCGGCAAAAGGGTCTGGGGCGTTACCGGCGCGGTGAACTGATCCACAAGCTGTTCGAAATCCTGCCCGAAGTGACGCCAGAACGGCGCGGCGATGTGGCGGCGCGCTATCTGGGGCGGCAGGACGACCTTGACGCCGCCCAGCGTACGGAGATGGCGGGGGCTGTGCTGGCCGTGCTCGATCATCCGCACTTTACCGAGGCCTTCGGGCCCAATTCGCGCCCGGAAGTGGCGCTGGCCGGACAGATCGGCGTCAATGCGTCGGGCGAAGCGGTGAAGGTGTCGGGCCGCATCGACCGGCTGGTGATCACGAAAGACCGTGTACTGATCATCGATTATAAATCCAACCGTCCGGCCCCTGATCGCGCCGAAGACGCCTCAAAAACCTATCAGCGCCAGATGGCCGGATATGTGGCCCTGTTGCGGCGTATCCACCCCGACAAGATGGTGGAGGCGGCGCTTTTATGGACGGACGGGCCGAGATTAACACCCTTAAGCGAGGCTTTAGTAAATCTCAGCCTCGCGGAGATTCTGGCGCGTTGA
- the addB gene encoding double-strand break repair protein AddB has product MILPTDIFAIPGPRWFTVPAGRDFLDDLAKGLSAALGARLSEAQVLTPTRRGARAMARAFSALAGDGALLLPQIRAIGDLDEGEPPFDLDALALDLPPALSPLRRRFELARLVSAHHDSALSARRALELADSLAGFFDSLALEEIDATDKLDALVQGVGEAQYVLESWAEHWQVSARFLAIAVKSWPEKLHDLGLMDPSQRQVALIRRLIDQWTEHPPEMPLVLAGTTGSAPSMADLAGLVARAPRGAVLLPGLDLSLADEAWAQIGDSHPQNTMKRALERNGVGREQVRIWPAAARTQRAPEARRRLLNEALRPAEATRDWLAQIAILRSGAQGDVLAEGLQGLNLIETGRDEEAATVIALLMRETLEMPGKVAALITPDITLARRVTARLSRWGLQPDSSAGEPLAHTPVGRYLSDLLALVQDPADPVRLLGLFNNPLCRFSGHAGLAGLERRALRGATPNGPDDVMAVLEACEKRDEEAIRLWTDYLALILPEAQADYIDFGAGLHRFIALAEAMAREDGQVLWAGAPGAQASALLAELIREGQGFALRDLADLAHILGQMLQQTKMRTGGNTHPRLRILGAIEARLVSADRLILAGLEEGVWPQAPELDPFLSRPMRQRLGLPSPERRTGLSAHDFVQAACAPEAWLITRHRREGQPQVASRWLWRLETLCKGAGLDLPTRPEILDWARALDAGLAKRPDRLRPAARPDPKPPLEVRPRRMPVTEVETFVRDPYAVYARRILALRTLDRPNEPVEARQRGTAIHRSLERFVVENLPLGEAGIEQLTEVLDAELAATRLSPAQMALQRPLLPGLAREYVDFEQKRRAHRPRIWVEQSGELSLSTAAGPFLLTARADRIEVRDEAIDILDFKTGQLPAVKEVMAGFYPQLTLTAAIVRGGGFAGLPDRPMGELVYVRVTPDSAKPRNAIERQAIADEAADAALTSLQRRLDAYADANKGYVSWFAPKFLKTRGGDYDHLARLYEWHVLGDEEAGADAEDADA; this is encoded by the coding sequence GTGATATTACCGACCGACATCTTTGCCATTCCGGGCCCACGCTGGTTTACCGTGCCTGCCGGGCGCGATTTTCTGGATGATCTGGCTAAGGGCTTAAGCGCGGCGCTGGGGGCGCGGCTGTCCGAAGCGCAGGTGCTGACTCCGACGCGACGCGGGGCGCGCGCTATGGCCCGCGCCTTTTCGGCTCTGGCCGGAGACGGCGCTTTGCTGTTGCCGCAGATCCGCGCCATCGGTGATCTCGATGAGGGCGAACCGCCGTTTGATCTTGATGCGCTGGCGCTCGATCTGCCGCCTGCGTTGTCGCCCCTGCGCCGCCGCTTCGAACTGGCGCGTCTGGTCAGCGCCCATCATGACAGCGCCTTAAGCGCGCGCCGTGCGCTCGAACTGGCTGACAGTCTGGCCGGTTTTTTCGATTCGCTGGCGCTGGAAGAGATTGACGCCACCGACAAGCTGGATGCGCTGGTGCAAGGCGTTGGCGAGGCGCAATATGTGTTGGAATCTTGGGCCGAGCACTGGCAGGTATCAGCGCGCTTTCTGGCCATTGCCGTTAAAAGCTGGCCGGAAAAACTGCATGATCTCGGCCTGATGGATCCGTCGCAGCGGCAGGTGGCGCTGATTCGCAGGCTGATTGATCAGTGGACGGAGCATCCGCCCGAAATGCCGCTGGTTCTGGCGGGCACTACGGGGTCTGCACCTTCAATGGCCGATCTGGCCGGGCTGGTGGCGCGCGCGCCGCGTGGTGCGGTGCTGCTGCCGGGGCTTGATCTGTCTCTGGCCGATGAGGCCTGGGCGCAGATTGGCGATTCCCACCCGCAAAATACCATGAAGCGGGCGCTCGAACGCAATGGGGTTGGGCGCGAACAGGTGCGAATCTGGCCCGCTGCCGCCCGGACGCAGCGCGCCCCGGAAGCGCGCCGCCGCCTGCTCAACGAAGCCCTGCGACCGGCGGAGGCCACCCGCGACTGGCTGGCCCAGATCGCCATCTTGCGCAGCGGCGCGCAAGGCGATGTGCTGGCCGAAGGCTTGCAGGGCCTCAATCTGATAGAGACGGGCCGCGATGAAGAGGCCGCCACGGTCATTGCGCTTCTGATGCGCGAAACGCTGGAAATGCCGGGCAAGGTGGCGGCCCTGATCACGCCCGACATCACACTGGCGCGCCGGGTGACGGCGCGTTTGTCACGCTGGGGTCTGCAACCCGATTCCTCGGCGGGCGAACCGCTGGCCCATACGCCGGTCGGGCGTTACCTGAGCGATCTGCTGGCGCTGGTGCAAGATCCTGCCGATCCTGTGCGCCTGCTGGGTCTGTTCAATAATCCTCTGTGCCGCTTCAGCGGCCATGCCGGACTGGCCGGACTGGAGCGCCGCGCTCTGCGCGGAGCCACGCCCAATGGCCCGGATGATGTCATGGCCGTGCTGGAGGCCTGCGAAAAGCGCGACGAAGAGGCCATTCGTCTGTGGACGGACTATCTGGCTCTGATCCTGCCCGAAGCCCAGGCCGATTACATCGATTTCGGCGCGGGCCTGCATCGCTTTATCGCTCTGGCCGAAGCGATGGCGCGTGAAGACGGGCAGGTTTTGTGGGCGGGCGCGCCGGGGGCGCAGGCATCGGCCTTGCTGGCCGAACTGATCCGCGAAGGTCAGGGCTTTGCCTTACGCGATCTGGCCGATCTGGCCCATATTCTCGGCCAGATGCTGCAACAGACCAAGATGCGCACCGGCGGCAATACCCATCCGCGCCTGCGCATTCTGGGGGCCATCGAAGCGCGCCTTGTCAGCGCCGACCGGCTGATTCTGGCGGGCCTCGAAGAAGGCGTGTGGCCGCAGGCGCCGGAGCTTGACCCCTTCCTGTCGCGGCCAATGCGCCAGCGTCTGGGCCTGCCTTCGCCTGAACGGCGCACCGGTCTTTCGGCCCATGATTTTGTGCAGGCGGCCTGCGCACCCGAAGCGTGGCTGATCACGCGCCATCGCCGCGAAGGCCAGCCGCAGGTGGCGTCGCGCTGGCTGTGGCGGCTGGAAACCCTGTGCAAGGGCGCGGGGCTGGACTTGCCGACGCGGCCTGAAATTCTCGACTGGGCGCGCGCGCTCGATGCGGGCCTTGCCAAACGGCCCGACCGCCTGCGGCCCGCCGCGCGGCCCGATCCAAAGCCGCCGCTTGAGGTGCGCCCGCGCCGGATGCCGGTCACCGAGGTCGAAACCTTTGTGCGCGACCCTTACGCGGTCTATGCAAGGCGCATTCTGGCCTTGCGCACGCTCGACCGCCCCAATGAGCCGGTCGAGGCGCGCCAGCGCGGCACGGCCATCCACAGGAGCCTTGAGCGCTTCGTGGTGGAGAATCTGCCGCTCGGCGAGGCCGGTATAGAGCAACTGACCGAAGTGCTGGATGCCGAACTGGCCGCCACGCGCCTGTCGCCTGCCCAGATGGCGCTGCAAAGGCCGCTGCTGCCCGGACTGGCGCGCGAATATGTCGATTTCGAACAAAAGCGCCGGGCGCACAGGCCGCGCATATGGGTTGAGCAGAGCGGCGAACTGAGCCTGTCCACCGCCGCCGGGCCTTTTCTTCTGACCGCCCGCGCCGACCGTATCGAGGTGCGCGATGAGGCCATTGATATTCTCGATTTCAAGACCGGCCAACTTCCTGCCGTTAAAGAAGTCATGGCGGGCTTTTATCCGCAACTGACCCTGACGGCGGCCATTGTGCGCGGTGGCGGTTTTGCCGGCCTGCCCGACCGGCCGATGGGTGAGCTGGTCTATGTCCGCGTCACGCCTGACAGCGCCAAACCGCGCAATGCGATTGAGCGGCAAGCCATTGCCGATGAAGCGGCGGACGCGGCCCTAACCAGTCTGCAACGGCGCCTCGATGCCTATGCCGATGCGAATAAGGGTTATGTGTCGTGGTTCGCGCCAAAGTTTCTGAAAACGCGCGGCGGCGATTACGACCATCTGGCGCGGCTTTATGAGTGGCATGTGCTGGGCGATGAGGAGGCCGGTGCGGATGCTGAGGACGCCGATGCCTGA
- a CDS encoding nucleotidyltransferase family protein: MTTPETAFILAAGLGTRMRPLTDDRPKALVEVGGKTLLDHMLDRLAQAGARRFVVNVHYFADKLEAHLKSRRDLDIIISDERASLLETGGGLKKARPLLGDAPIWVANTDSVWIGDDEALPRLADAWRDDMAACLLLARMERTSGFDGAGDFFMAGDGCLRFRGEAEAAPYNYMGVHITHPSITDNVAEDAFSLANIWRQAAPLGHLSGVLMTGDWMHVGDPAARDVAEARLRRAA; the protein is encoded by the coding sequence ATGACCACGCCTGAAACCGCCTTCATTCTGGCCGCAGGCCTCGGCACGCGGATGCGGCCTCTGACCGATGACCGGCCCAAGGCGCTGGTCGAGGTGGGCGGCAAGACCCTGCTCGACCATATGCTCGACCGGCTGGCGCAGGCGGGCGCCAGGCGTTTCGTCGTCAATGTCCATTATTTCGCCGACAAGCTGGAGGCCCATCTGAAAAGCCGCCGCGATCTCGATATTATCATATCGGATGAGCGCGCAAGCCTGCTCGAAACCGGCGGGGGACTGAAAAAAGCGCGGCCCCTGCTGGGCGACGCCCCCATCTGGGTGGCCAATACGGACAGCGTGTGGATCGGCGATGATGAGGCCCTGCCGCGGCTGGCCGACGCCTGGCGTGATGATATGGCGGCCTGTCTGCTGTTGGCGCGCATGGAGCGCACCTCAGGCTTTGACGGGGCGGGTGATTTCTTCATGGCCGGTGATGGCTGCCTCCGCTTTCGTGGCGAGGCCGAAGCCGCGCCGTATAATTATATGGGCGTGCATATCACCCATCCTTCCATCACCGATAATGTGGCGGAGGATGCCTTTTCGCTGGCGAACATCTGGCGGCAGGCCGCACCTTTGGGCCATCTTTCCGGCGTGCTGATGACGGGCGACTGGATGCACGTTGGTGATCCGGCGGCGCGTGACGTGGCCGAGGCGCGGTTGCGGCGAGCGGCGTGA
- the amgK gene encoding N-acetylmuramate/N-acetylglucosamine kinase AmgK, producing the protein MNAMNDREEIKARFLLSAGFADALRQPLPGDASTRRYERLTRPDGLTFMLMDQPPALETQPCRLHETPAERKASGYNAMARLAAGRMEAFVAASNFLRHHGLSAPQIYEVDAANGLLISEDLGDDLFARLIASGQDEAPLYLSAIEAQARLHEQTPPEILSPDGEYGWPLLSYDDLALKTGADLFVEWYPKFAHTPPLPPEALAEWEALWAPLRQRAEQGASVFAHRDYHAENLLWLPDREGAARVGMIDFQDCLRAHPSWDLHSLLQDARRDVAPELEAAALNHYFALRPQLDREAFMADYTALATLNEARILGIFARLIVRDHKPRYADFMPRMWRHLSRNLRQPGMEGLLGWFERHDFREHIAP; encoded by the coding sequence ATGAATGCTATGAATGACCGGGAAGAGATCAAGGCGCGCTTTCTCCTCAGCGCCGGTTTTGCCGATGCGCTGCGCCAGCCCCTGCCGGGTGACGCCTCGACGCGCCGCTATGAACGCCTGACCCGCCCCGATGGCCTGACCTTTATGCTGATGGATCAGCCGCCAGCGCTCGAAACCCAGCCCTGCCGCCTGCACGAAACGCCAGCCGAGCGCAAGGCTTCGGGCTATAATGCGATGGCGCGGCTGGCGGCGGGCCGCATGGAAGCCTTCGTGGCAGCCTCGAATTTTCTGCGCCATCACGGTCTTTCCGCACCGCAGATTTACGAGGTCGATGCGGCGAACGGGCTTCTGATCAGCGAAGACCTCGGCGATGATCTGTTCGCCCGCCTGATCGCCAGCGGACAGGATGAGGCCCCGCTCTATTTGTCGGCCATCGAGGCGCAGGCCCGCCTGCACGAACAGACCCCGCCGGAAATCTTATCGCCCGATGGTGAATATGGCTGGCCGCTGCTGTCCTATGATGATCTGGCGCTGAAAACCGGGGCCGATCTGTTCGTCGAATGGTATCCGAAATTCGCTCATACCCCGCCCCTTCCCCCCGAAGCGCTGGCAGAATGGGAAGCCCTGTGGGCCCCCTTGCGCCAGCGTGCCGAGCAGGGGGCCAGCGTCTTTGCCCACCGCGATTACCACGCCGAAAACCTGTTATGGCTGCCCGATCGTGAGGGCGCAGCGCGCGTCGGTATGATCGATTTTCAGGACTGCCTGCGCGCCCATCCGAGCTGGGACCTGCATTCTTTGCTTCAGGATGCGCGCCGCGATGTGGCGCCCGAACTGGAAGCCGCCGCGCTCAATCATTATTTCGCCCTGCGCCCGCAGCTCGACCGCGAAGCCTTTATGGCCGATTATACGGCGCTGGCCACGCTCAATGAGGCGCGCATCTTAGGGATTTTCGCCCGCCTGATCGTGCGTGACCATAAGCCGCGCTATGCGGATTTCATGCCGCGCATGTGGCGTCACTTAAGCCGCAATCTGCGTCAGCCCGGCATGGAGGGCTTGCTCGGCTGGTTCGAGCGTCATGATTTCCGCGAGCATATTGCCCCATGA
- the tsaE gene encoding tRNA (adenosine(37)-N6)-threonylcarbamoyltransferase complex ATPase subunit type 1 TsaE: protein MADIAHNQHLHLADEAATMNLGAAIAPQLKAGDVVYLTGALGMGKSSLARGLIRALTHPDQEVPSPTFTLMQIYETPAFDIWHLDLYRLPGPEEVHELGLDEALAGSVLLIEWPDRLGHLGFDDRLEISLEQDDKTNFPQTGHGRIATLTPCGRFRDRL, encoded by the coding sequence ATGGCTGATATTGCACACAACCAACATCTGCATCTGGCCGATGAGGCCGCCACGATGAATCTGGGGGCCGCCATCGCGCCGCAGCTCAAGGCGGGGGACGTGGTCTATCTGACCGGCGCGCTCGGCATGGGCAAGTCATCTCTGGCGCGCGGCCTGATCCGCGCCCTCACCCACCCCGATCAGGAGGTGCCTTCGCCCACCTTCACCCTGATGCAGATCTATGAGACGCCCGCCTTCGACATCTGGCACCTCGATCTTTACCGCCTGCCCGGCCCGGAAGAGGTGCATGAACTGGGCCTTGATGAAGCTCTGGCCGGTTCGGTTCTGCTGATCGAATGGCCCGACCGGCTCGGCCATTTGGGCTTTGACGACCGGCTGGAGATCAGCCTAGAACAGGATGATAAGACCAATTTTCCGCAAACCGGCCACGGGCGTATCGCCACGCTGACGCCGTGCGGCCGGTTCAGGGACCGTCTATGA
- a CDS encoding 1-acyl-sn-glycerol-3-phosphate acyltransferase: protein MHIVEQLIWERAPRLVRTPWWRVLRPLLYAVLGYQKAVGMADAIRDLSGDAALDHVSGLLHLEVAARRLDHLPATGRCLVVCNHPTGIADGLAVRDALLRRREDLIFFANADALRVNPRLDESLIPVEWVEARRTREKTRATLHAARDAFAREACVVMFPAGRLARRDGSGQLSDPAWATTCVSLAQKYDAPIIPVHVAGPDSFWFHLFNRFSQELRDITLFHELLNKAGKRFDLTLGPPIDPNADDLTVERLKAYVEHTLPLHPDEVFHG, encoded by the coding sequence GTGCATATTGTTGAGCAACTGATCTGGGAGCGCGCCCCGCGCCTTGTGCGCACGCCTTGGTGGCGGGTGCTCAGGCCCCTGCTCTATGCCGTGCTCGGTTATCAAAAGGCTGTCGGCATGGCCGATGCCATCCGCGATTTGAGCGGCGATGCGGCGCTTGATCATGTATCCGGCCTGCTGCATCTGGAGGTGGCGGCGCGCCGCCTCGATCATCTGCCCGCCACAGGCCGCTGCCTCGTCGTGTGCAATCACCCCACCGGCATTGCCGACGGGCTGGCCGTGCGCGACGCCCTGCTGCGCCGCCGCGAAGACCTCATCTTCTTTGCCAATGCCGATGCGCTGCGCGTCAATCCGCGCCTCGATGAAAGCCTGATCCCTGTCGAATGGGTCGAGGCCAGGCGGACGCGCGAGAAGACGCGCGCCACGCTACACGCCGCCCGTGACGCTTTCGCGCGCGAGGCCTGCGTGGTCATGTTTCCGGCGGGCCGGCTGGCGCGGCGCGATGGATCGGGCCAGCTTAGCGATCCGGCCTGGGCCACCACTTGCGTATCGCTGGCGCAGAAATATGACGCGCCGATCATTCCCGTCCATGTGGCCGGGCCCGATTCCTTCTGGTTTCACCTGTTCAACCGCTTTTCGCAGGAATTGCGCGACATCACCCTGTTTCACGAACTGCTCAATAAGGCCGGAAAACGCTTCGACCTGACCCTTGGCCCCCCTATTGATCCGAACGCGGACGATCTGACGGTCGAGCGGCTGAAAGCCTATGTCGAACACACCCTGCCGCTTCACCCCGACGAGGTTTTTCATGGCTGA
- the rplS gene encoding 50S ribosomal protein L19: protein MNLLQQIEAEEVAKLKGDKTFPQFQPGDTLRINVRIKEGERERIQAFEGVCIARAGSGINETFTVRKISFGEGVERKFPILSPNIESIEVKRRGVVRRAKLYYLRDRRGKSARIVERSMSSTRGSKGAELRAQMAAAETSGNPDAEA, encoded by the coding sequence ATGAACCTGCTTCAACAGATCGAAGCCGAAGAAGTCGCCAAGCTGAAAGGCGACAAGACCTTCCCGCAATTCCAGCCCGGCGACACGCTGCGCATCAATGTCCGCATCAAGGAAGGTGAGCGCGAGCGCATCCAGGCCTTTGAAGGCGTCTGCATTGCCCGCGCCGGTTCCGGCATCAATGAAACCTTCACGGTCCGCAAGATCTCGTTCGGCGAAGGCGTCGAGCGTAAGTTCCCCATCCTGTCGCCCAATATCGAATCGATCGAAGTGAAGCGTCGCGGCGTCGTGCGGCGCGCCAAGCTCTATTATCTGCGCGACCGTCGCGGCAAGTCGGCCCGTATCGTCGAGCGTTCGATGAGCTCGACACGCGGCTCCAAGGGCGCCGAGCTGCGCGCCCAGATGGCCGCCGCCGAAACCTCCGGCAACCCGGACGCCGAAGCCTAA